A genomic region of Thermodesulfobium narugense DSM 14796 contains the following coding sequences:
- a CDS encoding nickel-dependent hydrogenase large subunit, with amino-acid sequence MANKIVIDPVTRIEGHLRIEVEVENGVVKDAWSSGTMARGFEAMLVGRQPMDAIYVTERSCGVCTMVHGLCSSRALDMAYGCKVPEAGILLRNLMLAALYMGDHIQIFYNLNAPDYIDITAVAGYKGNDPKLLAIKDKIVALVKANDTAPFTPAYKGDQYTLTDPEIVTTLVSHYIQAIEARAIAQKCIAIFGGKSPHQAGVIQGGVTYHPNLEDLVKYKEYIAKVIDFVQNVYWKDILFLGSGPLLPVGQAGLGGGYNNYLSGPEFPLDNSGKNFLWKGGVVTDGNLGAVQPLDGQKIAESVAHSWYDYSNNQPLLQPFEGETKFNLKKEGAYSFLKAPRYDGKPYEVGPLAWAMTVQPKEFMDIVTKLNIKPGFLARHAARAYQAVDVSKNVMKWVDELASLMGKGPLIVNDDKPTPDSAKGFGFVEAPRGFLSHWAVIEGKKLKNYQQVVPTTWNASPRDANNVRGQYEQSLIGIPVPDPENPINVVRNIRSFDPCLACAVHIIHPESNRILKFVVE; translated from the coding sequence ATGGCGAACAAAATTGTTATAGACCCAGTTACAAGAATTGAAGGGCATTTGAGAATAGAAGTTGAGGTTGAAAATGGTGTAGTCAAAGATGCATGGTCATCAGGCACTATGGCAAGAGGATTTGAGGCCATGCTTGTTGGTAGGCAACCAATGGATGCTATTTATGTGACAGAGAGATCTTGTGGCGTATGCACTATGGTGCATGGGCTATGTTCTTCGAGGGCTTTAGATATGGCATATGGTTGTAAGGTTCCAGAGGCAGGCATACTTCTTAGGAATCTTATGCTTGCAGCTTTGTATATGGGAGATCATATACAGATCTTTTACAACTTAAATGCACCTGATTATATAGATATAACTGCAGTTGCAGGATATAAAGGTAACGATCCAAAACTACTTGCCATAAAAGATAAGATCGTAGCGCTCGTAAAGGCTAATGATACAGCTCCCTTTACGCCAGCATATAAAGGAGATCAATATACTCTTACCGATCCAGAAATAGTTACAACGCTTGTTTCCCACTATATACAGGCTATTGAGGCAAGAGCCATTGCTCAAAAGTGCATTGCAATATTTGGCGGAAAGTCGCCTCACCAGGCAGGAGTCATTCAGGGCGGTGTAACGTATCATCCGAATCTTGAAGATTTGGTGAAGTACAAAGAGTATATTGCAAAGGTAATTGATTTCGTGCAAAACGTTTACTGGAAAGATATACTCTTCCTTGGGTCAGGGCCGCTTCTTCCTGTTGGCCAAGCAGGTCTTGGAGGAGGGTATAACAATTATCTTTCAGGCCCAGAATTTCCTCTAGACAACAGCGGAAAGAATTTCTTGTGGAAGGGTGGAGTAGTTACAGATGGCAATCTTGGCGCAGTACAGCCTCTAGATGGCCAAAAGATTGCTGAATCAGTTGCTCACTCCTGGTATGACTATTCAAATAACCAGCCACTTTTACAGCCATTTGAGGGAGAGACTAAGTTCAACCTCAAAAAAGAGGGGGCATACAGCTTCTTAAAGGCTCCACGTTACGACGGCAAGCCCTATGAAGTAGGTCCACTTGCTTGGGCTATGACGGTTCAGCCAAAGGAATTTATGGATATTGTTACAAAACTAAACATTAAACCAGGATTTTTGGCTCGTCATGCGGCAAGAGCTTATCAGGCTGTAGATGTGTCAAAGAACGTTATGAAATGGGTAGATGAACTTGCCTCGCTAATGGGCAAGGGGCCATTAATTGTAAATGATGACAAGCCTACACCAGATAGCGCAAAAGGATTTGGCTTTGTTGAGGCACCAAGAGGATTTTTGAGTCACTGGGCAGTAATTGAAGGAAAGAAACTAAAGAATTATCAACAAGTCGTTCCTACTACCTGGAACGCATCTCCTAGAGATGCCAACAACGTTCGCGGACAATATGAACAATCTCTGATAGGAATTCCTGTTCCAGACCCAGAAAATCCAATAAATGTTGTAAGAAATATCAGGTCGTTTGACCCGTGTCTTGCGTGTGCAGTTCACATTATCCATCCAGAGAGCAACCGCATCTTGAAGTTTGTTGTGGAGTAG
- the cybH gene encoding Ni/Fe-hydrogenase, b-type cytochrome subunit — translation MARLEDHPLPQRVMHWINLLCMLGLIISGWYIHSPFAPGWMGALRWLHFSLAYIWILNAIFRIYFAFAGSDKDWREFAYTGEDFKNIIPQIKYYLFLGPHPHTGKYNPLQKVAYSWLLIVLFIFQATTGFALLWPTGAFAGVVHFFGGLYYLRLWHYFGMFAFIIFIIGHVYLSVTEAWDQVPLMFFGIAKKD, via the coding sequence ATGGCGCGTTTAGAAGATCATCCACTGCCACAAAGAGTTATGCACTGGATTAATTTGCTGTGCATGTTAGGACTCATTATATCTGGCTGGTATATCCATAGCCCATTTGCACCAGGATGGATGGGTGCTCTAAGATGGCTTCATTTTTCATTGGCATACATCTGGATCTTGAATGCGATATTTAGAATTTACTTTGCGTTCGCTGGTTCAGATAAGGATTGGAGAGAATTTGCATATACTGGAGAAGACTTCAAAAATATCATTCCACAGATCAAGTACTATCTTTTCTTAGGTCCTCATCCTCATACAGGAAAGTACAACCCACTTCAGAAAGTAGCTTATAGTTGGCTTTTGATTGTTCTTTTCATCTTTCAGGCAACTACGGGTTTTGCTCTCTTGTGGCCAACAGGCGCTTTTGCTGGAGTAGTACACTTTTTTGGCGGTTTGTATTATTTAAGATTGTGGCACTATTTTGGCATGTTTGCGTTCATCATATTTATAATTGGTCACGTTTATCTTTCTGTTACAGAAGCATGGGATCAAGTACCGCTTATGTTTTTTGGTATTGCTAAAAAGGATTAA
- a CDS encoding putative metalloprotease CJM1_0395 family protein, producing the protein MSEANNVSVSGAVSSSGNGVSSITNSKNSSNSNIVSSLKQKFSAQVELQIEQLRKTDQEVRAHEQAHIAASGGLATSGPNYIYVTGPDGKLYAVGGDVTIDVSPVPNNPDATIQKMQTVIRAALAPAQPSSQDYTVASQAQMVIIQAQEQKAIIESHKLQSAISGNQNKGKINTIL; encoded by the coding sequence ATGTCTGAGGCGAATAACGTTTCGGTATCTGGTGCTGTAAGTTCCTCGGGAAATGGTGTTTCTAGTATAACCAATTCGAAGAACAGTTCGAACTCTAATATAGTTTCTTCATTGAAACAGAAATTTTCAGCTCAGGTTGAGTTACAAATAGAGCAATTGAGAAAAACAGATCAAGAAGTCAGAGCTCATGAGCAGGCTCATATTGCCGCATCGGGTGGATTGGCTACATCTGGCCCAAATTATATATACGTTACTGGACCTGACGGCAAGCTGTATGCTGTTGGTGGGGATGTTACAATAGACGTTTCTCCTGTGCCGAATAACCCGGACGCTACAATACAAAAGATGCAAACGGTTATTAGGGCTGCTTTAGCACCTGCTCAGCCTTCTAGTCAGGATTATACAGTGGCCTCTCAAGCACAGATGGTTATTATACAGGCTCAAGAGCAAAAGGCTATTATTGAAAGCCATAAATTGCAATCAGCTATTTCAGGAAATCAAAATAAAGGTAAGATAAATACCATTTTATAA
- a CDS encoding hydrogenase maturation protease has translation MKILVIGIGNELQGDDGLGIHVIKELEKVSLPSEVSLLAGGTSGPDLIFYFEGVDYVIFVDAVRGGNKPGTIYKYNPEEMKYQKSIALSPHQIGIPETLSLAEFVGKKPKKSIFFGMEPMNLDYSMELSESVKKKLPRLVELIVEEIDNFLASNKDQNIL, from the coding sequence ATGAAGATACTGGTAATAGGAATTGGAAATGAGTTACAGGGAGATGATGGATTAGGGATTCATGTAATAAAAGAATTGGAAAAAGTTTCTTTGCCAAGTGAAGTGAGCCTTTTGGCGGGAGGTACAAGCGGTCCTGATTTGATATTTTATTTCGAAGGGGTAGATTATGTAATATTCGTGGATGCTGTCAGGGGAGGAAATAAACCTGGCACGATTTACAAATATAACCCTGAAGAGATGAAGTATCAAAAGAGCATTGCATTGTCTCCTCACCAAATAGGGATACCTGAGACGTTGAGTCTGGCTGAATTTGTTGGCAAAAAACCAAAGAAAAGCATTTTTTTTGGTATGGAACCAATGAATTTGGACTATTCAATGGAACTTAGTGAGTCAGTAAAGAAAAAACTCCCGAGATTAGTTGAGCTTATAGTAGAGGAGATTGATAACTTTTTAGCTTCTAACAAAGATCAAAATATACTGTAA
- a CDS encoding acetate--CoA ligase family protein, with protein MDTVVYSSNGNREKNLELDFFFNPRNVAVLGASRKPGSVGYTILENLLDFKGQVFPINPNATEILGMRAYASLQDLFEPIDLAIISVPREIVPIVLEDAGRAGCLGAVIVTSGFKEVGRKDLEDQLLEIARKYSMRIIGPNCLGIYDAKSRLDTSFLSKQKQARPGPGNIAFLSQSGAFLAAIMDWAASEKIGISKGISYGNKVDVNELDLIDYLIEDDDTEVICLYIEGVDEPRVFFEKASIASKKKPILIMKSGLTEEGTKAAASHTGSMAGSGLLFKSACKQAGLIMVKDYRELFNAAKALVKSGPVTGNRIAILTNGGGAGVMTTDYAMEKSFKMANLSDSTKEKLKSFLPVFASVNNPVDITGSGTEDDFVKSLKVIQADENVDAVLGINLIQVPGMDEKIVNVLPAEIVTSSKPYYSIMIGGNYTNKVKLKLEKKGMLVYNNIIDCVDSLYISSLYTSLREKDSWSATDSSLKVSKKAKAITSKALKSKETSLIEPNLSEFLNDYKMPLSQSYFFASVEDILNSKGIIFPGVAKVVSCEIIHKTDAGGVILGIKSKEELVDAYKKIVENAKKYDPTAKVRGISYQKMEKKGVELIVGGFNDKYFGPVVMFGLGGIYVEVLKDVVFAIAPITTQIAMSMMKELKSYKILTGVRGEDPVDQEKIAELLVRFSQILYLHPEIKEMEFNPVFAYKDSVVIVDSRILLSK; from the coding sequence GTGGACACTGTAGTGTACTCATCTAATGGAAACAGGGAGAAAAACTTAGAACTTGATTTTTTCTTTAATCCAAGAAACGTAGCAGTACTTGGTGCTTCAAGAAAACCTGGGTCGGTAGGCTACACTATTCTGGAAAATCTTCTGGATTTTAAAGGTCAAGTTTTCCCTATCAATCCTAATGCAACGGAAATTTTGGGAATGAGAGCATATGCTAGTCTTCAAGATCTTTTTGAACCAATAGATCTTGCAATAATTTCTGTGCCCAGAGAAATTGTACCAATTGTTCTGGAAGATGCTGGTAGAGCTGGATGTTTAGGCGCTGTTATTGTAACCTCAGGTTTTAAAGAAGTTGGAAGGAAGGATTTAGAGGATCAACTACTGGAAATTGCAAGGAAATACTCCATGAGGATTATTGGTCCAAATTGTCTAGGTATTTATGATGCCAAATCCAGACTTGATACTTCATTTCTTTCTAAACAAAAACAAGCAAGGCCTGGTCCTGGCAACATTGCTTTTCTGTCACAAAGCGGTGCGTTTCTTGCAGCTATAATGGACTGGGCTGCGTCAGAAAAGATTGGCATTTCTAAAGGCATTTCCTATGGTAATAAGGTAGACGTTAATGAACTTGACTTGATTGACTATCTTATTGAAGACGACGATACAGAGGTAATTTGTCTATATATAGAAGGCGTAGATGAGCCTAGAGTTTTCTTTGAAAAGGCGAGTATAGCGTCTAAAAAGAAGCCTATTTTAATTATGAAATCAGGCCTTACTGAAGAGGGCACAAAGGCTGCAGCATCTCATACTGGAAGTATGGCCGGAAGTGGCTTGCTTTTCAAAAGCGCCTGCAAACAAGCGGGACTGATTATGGTTAAAGACTATAGAGAACTCTTTAACGCCGCTAAGGCTTTAGTAAAATCTGGTCCAGTAACGGGAAATAGAATAGCTATTTTGACAAATGGCGGCGGTGCCGGAGTTATGACAACTGACTATGCTATGGAAAAGTCTTTTAAGATGGCTAATTTGTCAGATTCTACGAAAGAGAAACTAAAAAGCTTTTTGCCAGTTTTTGCTAGCGTAAACAATCCTGTAGACATTACAGGCTCAGGAACTGAAGATGACTTCGTTAAATCTTTAAAGGTTATTCAGGCAGATGAGAATGTAGATGCCGTATTGGGAATAAATCTTATACAGGTTCCCGGTATGGATGAAAAGATAGTAAACGTTCTTCCAGCAGAAATTGTTACGAGTTCCAAGCCTTATTATTCAATTATGATTGGTGGAAATTATACAAATAAAGTGAAATTAAAGTTAGAAAAAAAGGGAATGCTAGTTTATAACAATATTATTGATTGTGTTGATTCGTTGTATATATCGTCTTTGTATACAAGCCTTAGAGAAAAGGATAGTTGGAGCGCTACAGATTCATCCCTAAAAGTTTCTAAAAAGGCAAAAGCTATAACTTCAAAGGCCCTAAAATCTAAAGAAACTTCTTTGATAGAGCCAAATCTCTCTGAATTTTTAAACGATTATAAAATGCCCTTATCACAGAGTTATTTTTTTGCTAGCGTTGAAGACATACTTAATTCTAAAGGAATTATATTTCCTGGCGTTGCAAAAGTTGTGTCTTGTGAGATAATACACAAAACTGATGCTGGTGGAGTGATCTTGGGGATCAAGTCTAAAGAGGAATTAGTTGATGCGTATAAAAAGATCGTTGAAAATGCAAAAAAATATGATCCCACTGCAAAGGTGAGGGGAATATCGTACCAAAAAATGGAAAAGAAGGGCGTAGAACTTATTGTTGGTGGCTTTAATGATAAGTACTTTGGTCCTGTAGTAATGTTTGGTCTTGGTGGCATTTATGTAGAAGTCTTAAAAGACGTGGTTTTTGCAATTGCACCAATAACAACGCAGATAGCAATGTCTATGATGAAAGAGTTAAAATCATACAAGATTTTGACTGGAGTCAGGGGAGAAGATCCTGTTGATCAAGAAAAAATAGCTGAATTGCTTGTAAGGTTTTCGCAAATATTGTATTTGCATCCTGAAATTAAAGAAATGGAATTTAACCCTGTGTTTGCATACAAAGATTCTGTGGTTATAGTAGATTCCAGAATACTTTTGTCAAAATGA
- a CDS encoding 4Fe-4S dicluster domain-containing protein — protein sequence MARVVIDEERCKGCGLCVAACNFGNLRIGEKFNSKSYKVSEFVGEECKGCGFCYMVCPDTAITVFRDEKVEVEK from the coding sequence ATGGCAAGGGTGGTAATTGATGAAGAAAGATGTAAGGGTTGTGGTCTATGCGTAGCAGCTTGTAATTTTGGAAACTTGAGAATTGGAGAGAAGTTTAACTCTAAAAGCTACAAAGTAAGCGAGTTTGTTGGAGAAGAGTGTAAAGGTTGCGGTTTTTGCTATATGGTGTGTCCTGATACTGCAATAACAGTTTTTAGAGATGAAAAAGTAGAAGTAGAAAAATAA
- a CDS encoding 3-methyl-2-oxobutanoate dehydrogenase subunit VorB, with protein MRVLMKGTEAMAEAAIRAGCNAYFGYPITPQTELIHYMSRRMPEVGGVFLQAESEVSVINMVYGAAAAGVRVMTSSSSPGVSLMQEGISYLVGAQLPAVLINVMRGGPGLGNIQPSQSDYFQSTKGGGHGDYKLITFAPSSVSEAASLVYGAFDIAEKYRHPVMILADGALGQIMEPVNLPEQGLSKPSTKSWALTGAKGRPANKVLSFYLDPKTLEEHNLILQEKFKSINDEVKFEEDISDDMDVLAVAYGTVARILKNAVQRLRSEGKKIGFFRPISLWPFPESALRSASEKSKIVFVSEMSYGQMLEDVRRVVADDIEVKFYGRAGGVVPSPNELYLKLKSLLEGGV; from the coding sequence ATGAGAGTTTTAATGAAAGGAACAGAAGCTATGGCTGAGGCTGCTATAAGGGCTGGATGCAACGCTTATTTTGGATATCCTATTACTCCACAAACAGAATTAATTCACTATATGTCAAGGAGAATGCCAGAAGTAGGAGGAGTCTTTTTGCAGGCTGAAAGCGAAGTATCAGTTATAAATATGGTTTATGGCGCTGCAGCTGCTGGAGTGAGGGTTATGACTTCGTCTTCTAGCCCAGGGGTTAGTCTGATGCAGGAAGGCATATCTTATCTTGTAGGAGCTCAGCTTCCTGCTGTATTGATAAACGTGATGAGAGGCGGTCCTGGTCTTGGAAACATTCAGCCGTCTCAGAGTGATTATTTTCAATCTACAAAAGGCGGAGGACACGGAGATTATAAGTTAATTACCTTTGCTCCTTCGTCCGTTTCAGAGGCGGCATCTTTGGTTTACGGTGCTTTTGATATAGCAGAAAAGTATAGACATCCAGTGATGATTTTGGCAGATGGAGCACTTGGTCAGATTATGGAGCCAGTAAATCTTCCAGAGCAGGGTTTAAGCAAACCTTCTACTAAGAGTTGGGCGCTTACTGGAGCCAAAGGCAGACCAGCAAATAAGGTGCTTTCATTTTATCTTGATCCAAAGACCTTGGAGGAACACAATCTAATTTTGCAAGAAAAGTTTAAAAGTATTAACGATGAAGTAAAATTCGAAGAGGATATATCTGATGATATGGACGTTTTAGCGGTGGCTTATGGCACAGTAGCAAGAATATTAAAAAATGCTGTCCAAAGACTAAGAAGTGAAGGAAAAAAAATAGGATTTTTCAGACCAATCTCCCTTTGGCCATTTCCTGAAAGCGCTCTTAGGAGCGCGTCTGAGAAGTCAAAAATAGTTTTTGTTAGCGAAATGAGTTACGGACAGATGCTTGAGGATGTAAGGCGCGTAGTAGCAGACGATATTGAAGTAAAGTTTTATGGAAGAGCTGGTGGAGTAGTTCCATCGCCAAATGAGCTTTATCTTAAACTAAAATCCCTTCTGGAAGGGGGCGTCTAA
- a CDS encoding thiamine pyrophosphate-dependent enzyme, producing MSNQILERPKSLTEKQFHYCPGCHHGIIHRLIAETIDEFDLREKTIVVQPVGCAVYIYEYFDTDVSEAAHGRAPAVATAIKRVSKDKFVLTYQGDGDLAAIGTAEIIHAAARGENICVFFVNNAIYGMTGGQMAPTTLPGMKTATTPFGRDVKKQGYPIKVSEMLAPFDGVAYVERVMVSSPKHVIRAKSAVRKAFKYQLQEKGFSLVEFLSACPTGWGMPPVEAAKWVEENMAKQFPLGVYKEVGLDD from the coding sequence ATGTCCAATCAAATTCTTGAGAGACCAAAGTCTTTAACAGAAAAGCAGTTTCACTATTGTCCTGGGTGTCACCACGGCATAATTCACAGGCTAATAGCCGAGACGATTGATGAGTTTGACTTGAGAGAGAAGACAATTGTTGTTCAACCTGTGGGTTGTGCTGTATATATTTATGAATATTTTGATACAGACGTTTCTGAAGCCGCTCATGGCAGAGCTCCTGCTGTGGCAACAGCAATAAAAAGAGTTTCGAAGGACAAATTCGTCCTTACTTATCAAGGAGATGGAGATCTTGCTGCTATTGGCACAGCTGAAATAATTCATGCTGCTGCAAGGGGCGAAAATATATGTGTATTTTTTGTTAACAATGCAATTTACGGAATGACTGGAGGTCAGATGGCGCCAACTACCTTACCTGGTATGAAAACTGCTACTACTCCATTTGGAAGAGATGTGAAAAAACAGGGTTATCCTATAAAGGTTTCTGAAATGCTTGCGCCTTTTGATGGTGTGGCTTACGTAGAAAGGGTGATGGTGTCTTCTCCAAAACACGTTATTAGAGCAAAGAGTGCTGTAAGAAAAGCATTTAAGTATCAGCTTCAAGAAAAAGGTTTTTCTTTAGTTGAATTTTTGAGTGCCTGCCCAACTGGTTGGGGGATGCCACCTGTAGAAGCTGCAAAGTGGGTAGAAGAAAATATGGCAAAGCAATTCCCGCTGGGCGTTTATAAGGAGGTAGGTTTGGATGACTGA
- a CDS encoding 2-oxoacid:acceptor oxidoreductase family protein, with amino-acid sequence MTEELIIAGFGGQGVMTMGQVLAYAGLNFGKEVSYLPSYGPEQRGGTANCMVVISDEAVSSPYIDEPTSLIIMNQPSLDRFAPTLRDNGILMYNASLIKEKVVSDKASKVVGIEINHLANQLGKPQLANMIMLGAYLGVSNIMPVDSIKEVLPKVFSSKYHHLLPLNYQALDLGLKTVKG; translated from the coding sequence ATGACTGAAGAGTTGATTATTGCAGGGTTTGGCGGACAAGGAGTTATGACTATGGGTCAGGTTCTCGCGTATGCAGGACTTAATTTTGGCAAAGAAGTAAGCTATCTGCCCAGTTATGGACCAGAACAAAGAGGTGGTACTGCAAACTGTATGGTGGTCATATCTGACGAAGCTGTATCTTCACCGTACATAGATGAGCCTACTTCTCTAATAATTATGAATCAACCTTCACTTGATAGATTTGCTCCTACGTTGAGAGATAACGGTATTCTAATGTACAACGCTTCTTTGATAAAAGAAAAAGTAGTCTCTGACAAGGCTTCTAAGGTGGTTGGAATTGAAATAAACCATCTTGCAAACCAGTTGGGGAAACCTCAACTAGCAAATATGATTATGCTTGGGGCTTATTTGGGCGTTTCCAACATCATGCCTGTAGACAGCATAAAGGAAGTTCTCCCAAAGGTTTTTTCCAGCAAATATCATCACTTATTGCCGCTAAACTATCAAGCACTAGACCTAGGATTAAAAACTGTAAAGGGTTAA
- a CDS encoding glycerate kinase, translating to MNKIVIAPDSYKGCLSALEVSKAIESAFLEFYPKINIAKVPIADGGEGTVDALVTATNGKFMYSEVLDPLGQKIVAKWGILGDGSTAVIEMASASGLPLVPKEKRNPYITSTFGTGQLILSALDANCKKIVIGIGGSATNDGGAGMAKALGVKFYDTFGNELEEGGYALQKLAKIDISKIDPRIKNTEILVACDVDNPLCGPRGASAVYGPQKGATFDMVKELDVALSNFAKVAQEATGKDVRDIPGSGAAGGLGAGLILFTGASLIPGVKLVLEITNFDNIVKDADLVITGEGNTDFQTVFGKAPIGVAKAAKKYNIPVVCISGGLSEGYESVYESGIDAIISISTGPLSLEECMLNGSNLLKSATKRLIRTLNVGMLIEKRSGQTKHF from the coding sequence ATGAACAAAATTGTAATTGCTCCCGATTCATACAAAGGTTGTCTTAGTGCACTTGAAGTTTCTAAAGCGATAGAAAGCGCTTTTCTAGAATTCTATCCAAAGATAAATATAGCAAAGGTTCCAATTGCAGATGGCGGTGAAGGCACGGTAGATGCATTGGTCACAGCTACCAATGGAAAGTTTATGTATAGCGAGGTCTTAGACCCTTTAGGTCAAAAAATAGTTGCAAAATGGGGGATATTAGGAGATGGCAGCACTGCTGTTATCGAGATGGCTTCAGCTTCAGGACTTCCACTGGTTCCAAAGGAAAAGAGAAACCCTTATATTACTTCCACATTTGGCACAGGTCAACTTATATTGTCAGCTTTAGATGCAAATTGTAAAAAAATTGTTATTGGAATTGGTGGAAGCGCTACAAACGATGGTGGAGCTGGAATGGCAAAGGCACTGGGGGTAAAATTCTACGACACATTTGGCAATGAATTAGAAGAGGGAGGATATGCACTTCAAAAATTAGCAAAAATAGATATTTCTAAGATAGATCCCCGCATAAAAAACACCGAGATTCTTGTAGCATGTGACGTTGACAACCCCTTGTGTGGCCCTCGTGGAGCATCAGCTGTTTATGGCCCTCAAAAAGGCGCAACTTTTGATATGGTAAAAGAGTTAGACGTTGCTCTTTCAAACTTTGCTAAAGTAGCTCAAGAAGCAACAGGAAAAGACGTCAGGGACATACCAGGTTCAGGAGCAGCAGGAGGACTTGGCGCAGGGTTGATACTTTTCACTGGTGCATCTCTTATTCCGGGGGTAAAGTTAGTTCTTGAAATTACTAATTTTGACAACATTGTAAAAGATGCAGATCTCGTCATCACGGGAGAGGGCAATACAGATTTTCAAACTGTCTTCGGAAAGGCACCAATAGGCGTTGCAAAAGCAGCCAAAAAGTACAATATACCAGTAGTATGTATTTCGGGAGGGCTTTCAGAGGGCTACGAATCAGTTTATGAGAGTGGAATTGATGCAATAATCAGCATATCAACGGGACCCCTGTCACTAGAAGAATGTATGTTAAATGGCTCAAATCTATTAAAATCCGCTACAAAAAGGCTTATAAGAACTTTGAATGTAGGAATGCTTATAGAAAAAAGGAGCGGCCAAACCAAACACTTTTAG
- a CDS encoding aminodeoxychorismate synthase component I — translation MFLCANEFVDQVNALSLESIPFFFIVDFEVDEFKLFYGNKLFSKDIYFNINKFRNYEDSFRDIKLRSKKIIFESYPVSLAEYKKAFESVQKYERDGHSYLINLTFQTEINTNLSLFEIFLRSKSAFKLYVDDSFICFSPEIFIRIKDGLIFAYPMKGTIDARIPDARKILKNDEKELAEHATIVDLIRNDLGIVADNIKVKRFRFFSKVKNIKGEIYQTSSEICGYLGDDYKKRLGDIIVSLLPAGSISGAPKEATIKKIKEVETYKRGYYTGIGGYFDGSNLDSYVLIRFIEKTNDKLFFKSGGGITIYSDVNKEYNEMIEKIYVPIY, via the coding sequence ATGTTTTTGTGCGCAAACGAATTTGTTGATCAGGTTAACGCCTTATCCTTAGAATCAATTCCGTTTTTTTTCATTGTAGATTTTGAGGTAGACGAATTTAAACTTTTTTATGGGAATAAGCTTTTTTCAAAGGATATCTATTTTAATATCAATAAATTTAGAAACTATGAAGACAGTTTTCGAGACATTAAACTACGTAGTAAAAAAATAATTTTTGAAAGCTATCCAGTTTCTTTAGCAGAATACAAAAAGGCTTTTGAGTCAGTTCAAAAATATGAAAGAGATGGACATTCATACTTAATAAATTTAACTTTTCAGACTGAGATTAATACAAATCTTAGCCTCTTTGAAATATTTTTGAGGAGTAAATCTGCTTTTAAACTTTATGTTGATGATTCGTTTATATGTTTTTCGCCTGAGATATTTATCAGAATTAAAGACGGGCTTATATTTGCATACCCTATGAAAGGAACGATAGATGCAAGGATACCAGATGCAAGGAAAATTTTAAAGAATGACGAAAAAGAGCTAGCAGAACACGCTACTATTGTAGACCTAATCAGAAATGATCTTGGAATAGTTGCTGATAACATAAAAGTTAAAAGATTCAGATTTTTTTCCAAAGTAAAAAACATTAAGGGTGAAATTTATCAAACTAGTTCTGAGATATGCGGTTATTTGGGAGATGATTATAAGAAGAGATTGGGCGATATAATAGTTTCTTTGCTTCCTGCAGGTTCAATCAGTGGAGCCCCAAAGGAAGCTACTATAAAAAAGATAAAAGAAGTAGAGACATATAAAAGGGGATATTATACAGGGATAGGCGGATATTTCGATGGGAGTAATTTAGACAGTTATGTATTGATAAGATTCATTGAAAAAACAAACGATAAGTTGTTCTTTAAGAGTGGTGGCGGCATAACAATATATAGTGATGTTAATAAAGAATATAATGAAATGATTGAGAAAATATATGTGCCAATTTATTGA